One region of Arvicola amphibius chromosome 3, mArvAmp1.2, whole genome shotgun sequence genomic DNA includes:
- the LOC119810399 gene encoding 39S ribosomal protein L48, mitochondrial-like, whose product MSGTLGKVLGLWKDAVFKQTFSLLRFRILRENPICSAGGVVLRSSRYYRTKPTHGIGRYRHLVKVPEPKKKKAKVDVRAINLGTDYEYGVLNIHLTAYDMTLAESYAQYVHRLCNRLSVKVEESYAMPTKTMEVMRLPDQGNKMVLDSVLTTHERVVQISGLSATFAEIFLEILQSNLPEGVKLSVREHTEEDFKGRFKARPELEELLAKLN is encoded by the coding sequence ATGAGCGGAACCCTGGGAAAGGTACTGGGCCTGTGGAAAGATGCTGTTTTTAAGCAAACCTTTTCTCTCCTGAGATTCAGAATTTTGAGAGAGAATCCCATTTGTTCTGCAGGTGGTGTTGTTCTGAGGTCCAGTCGGTACTACAGGACAAAGCCTACTCATGGCATTGGCAGATACAGACACTTGGTGAAAGTGCCAGAgcctaaaaagaagaaagcaaaagtggACGTGAGAGCCATTAATCTGGGGACAGATTATGAATATGGTGTTTTAAATATTCACTTGACTGCTTATGACATGACTCTGGCAGAAAGCTATGCCCAGTATGTCCACCGCCTCTGCAACCGGCTCTCTGTCAAAGTTGAGGAAAGTTACGCGATGCCCACTAAAACCATGGAGGTGATGAGGCTACCAGACCAAGGCAACAAAATGGTCCTAGACTCAGTCCTTACCACCCATGAGCGAGTGGTTCAGATCAGTGGTCTGAGTGCTACGTTTGCAGAGATTTTCTTGGAAATACTCCAAAGCAATCTTCCAGAAGGAGTCAAGTTGTCAGTGAGGGAGCACACCGAAGAAGACTTCAAGGGAAGGTTCAAAGCTCGGCCAGAACTGGAGGAATTGTTGGCCAAGTTGAACTAA